taataaaatttaaaatgcatttCGCATTTGGACTTCTTCCCAAATAATCTGTGCCAGTTCAGCGAAGAACAATGCGAACACTTCCAACAAGAAATGGCTACGATCGAAAAAAGTTtggaagtaaaaaataaaataatatgatgGCAGAATATTGATGGTCTGTACAACGTGAAACTGACGATGATAACCTAAGTACTTTtccattaatatattttcatttcataatatttaGTGGTCAATTATGTTCGTtggaaatttttgcaaaaatttcatttctaTAAAAAGTGTAATAACTTAGTCAATTTTTTaccgatttttgaaaataaatattcttttaactCGGCGTTAAACGTACTTTTTCAATCAGAACTCATAtagttttcttataaaaaagtGTATGAAAATATCGCCAAAGTCGAAAAAAGGAGAAAAAGGGTaacaaaatttaagtttgttttgtaaaaacaaataaatctttTAAGCTTTATGAAAACATCTGTATATCATTCGAAAGGTCTGAGTTTCCTCTTTCTTTAAAAATCGGTAATAAGCTAAGATATAGGCTAATAGTGCGCAAAAGTACGAAAAATCGGTTTTTTAAGATTAAGTCGAGATTTTGGGGGTGTTTGCCAAATTCCAAAATTGAATTCTCGTTCAACTTGACAGacctacaagaaaaaaaaattcacttcaCCCAGGTATTTCGGCTCCATTCTTTTTTGTTACACTGTGTTATCGAAATGAAATACAAGGATAAATTCaagttttaagtaaaatacAATAAGAAAGTGTCTAATTTAGGTGCAGGTGAGCGTTATATACACCAGCATTTTCTAAGAATTGGTGTCAGAAcgtttatttataatatgtataaaaaatttgccCATGAATTCAGAGCTCTGTTTTGGGTGGAAATTTTGAATCTTATGTTCAGCCTATTTCATTACTACACCTTGCTATAGgcgtatttatgtgcatatatgtgtatgtatacgtaCCACTCCACTTGTAATTATATCACTGGAACGATGGTGGTAGTaatactgctgctgctgcatcgATTGGTACCATTTGTTTTTGCCATTATACCCTCTGCCATTACTGATACCAGCAGGCATATCACCACTTCGGCCGATTCCTCCAACCCCAACACTTACGCTGTCAGCAACGTTACTGCCACCGCCTGAATTAgagttgaaatttgtttttaaaacttcACCTACATTTAATGAAGTTAACTCGGTTGGAAATACGTAGAAAATACCCAACAATACTGAATATATAAACAGGTGGAAGATGACGCAGGACCATATAAGATTTATCTAGAAATTAAAATgtgaaacaaaattgaaaagaaatatttcgAAACTAGACAAATTTTTGGCTGATACTTAAAACATAAGTAACGAGTTGGACAATTCACTTCATTAGAGCTATCCAGAGACTTTACTTATTGAGATTACATTTGGAATTTGTGCCATTATATACTTATTTGGCTTATCACAGCTAAATGTCAAAACGCGAGCCGATGCCAAGTCGCTCAAAATCAATGGTTCATTAAAACtagatcaaaaataaaaaagttctttaaAAACTTgtctattttctaaatattttttttaagttttcatatttattttgtgatttCATGAAGCGCTGTAAATAAGAGCGAGCGTAGCCATATAGTGTGGACGTAAAGGCACACGTTACAAATAGACGGAAAAGAATCtctaaattttaagaatttgaaaACTACGTGCTTACTTTAGTTTTATTCAGATCTCACTTGTTGAATTAAGCAAATAGACAAAAATGGTTTAATCAAttcctttcttttttttaatcaattaatttcttaaaaatttaacaacttttttggAATAGAGGTACCTTTCCTTTTACCTATTCCACGTCtacgattttaatttttcttcaaaattagtGGAATGCATGCTTTACTTAttcttaaataacaaaatatacgaTCAATAAAGTGAAAACCTTTGCTTTTCGTCCATATTTGCTAACGCTGACAAACGGTACCAGCGCAATGGTTAAGAATATTCCACAAAATATGCCCGCCAACAGGCCTGCAAAGTTCAACTGCCAAGGTAGTGTTCCAACACCAAAAATTAGTGCTGTTATACACATAAGTTTGAATAGAGCAACGTGCGGTTTACGTAGCTGCTTCCAGTGGATAAGTATTAGCAACACAATCAGGGATGCAATTACACCAGACAATGATGCCAATGGTCCAACCTAAATATGTGAtgatcaaataaaatttagcaagtaaaataatatttcgttGAACTCACTTCTGGTTTGTATGGTACTAATACGGCGCTTGTCAAATTGCCAGCCAGTCCTGAGCCAATATAAACAATAGCGGTGCGGATAGGGCCTATTAAACGCTCCAGGTCGGCTAGAAATACGTGTTGAAAGGCGATAGTAATGGCCAAATGAAGAATCCCAGCATGTAAGCAAAGTGATGTGAATAGCCGGTAAAATTGATCAGGCACCTCACCAGATATGAATGGTAGCATGCCACAGACGTTGTTTAAGCAGGAAATCTGTAATTATGGTTATTTTATGTGTTGATGCTATATAAGTGCGCCGTATTTTCcaggaaaatataaataaacaaacacgcAAGCGCTAATTTCGGGTGTAACTTTATACGCTCGCAATTTGTAAGGAATAAAAcagctgaaaaaaattaaggtgtttgcaaaattttttataaattagtaaTGAAGGACTAAGTTCAATCGACCATTCAATACTTTCACAATTTGGGTGTCAAGGAATATAcatacaaagtttcataaaaaatttctcCATTTTTATCAAGTTAtcggcggacggacggacagacagtcaaccgcaATTTGACTCTTCTCGTCACaggatgatcatttatatataaaactctATATTTATCTATGGTAAACTGGCTTccggtgatacaaacaaccgttaagtgtcAACAGTATAAtagctctgtagcaacatgttgcgagagtataaaaacaaagaaatggaGGCAATTATTCGGATGTGCCTTGGAAAAAAGTATAACTGCGGTGCCTCTCATATCTTCATGCTGGATCATccgaagtaaaaaaaattaaattcattagtTAGATAATACTTTTCTCCAGGTAACGCCTAGAGGGTTTTTCGAaactaaaacttttaatttttgcggTAGGTACTCTAACTCAGAGTCCACTCTAGCCGGCATAATAAGCGTTCATCTTATCTTATTCAAGAAATTGATAAACGGTTCAAACTTTACCAAATATCTAGCTCACCTGTGAACATAACGATGCTTCTTCGTGAAAGTAGCCATTGACGAAATCGCAGTACTCGCGAGTGGTTATTCTACATTCTCCATAAACTCCAGTGCAACACGGATGACCTATGACCTCACATACCATGTGTTCGGCGGTGTGATCTTTGTAGCGAAAACGTTGTGAAAATGAATTTGTTTTCCGGCAAATTGGCCATTTTGTTATATCATCTGGCCATTCATAGGGTGCTATGGATGCGGGTGCATCGCAGTATTTAGGATCCAATCCACAAACGGAACCCGAAATACGACCACCTGGTCCAGATTCACCAGGCGACCATTTCTTCCAGGTTGATATAGacttctaaaattaaatttaaaactattttatatctatatatatatatatatatattttgcgcATAAAATATTGGATTTCTACTTACGGTTGGGAATAGTCCACGCACAGAGCAGTCCGCTTGAGAGCTTTGTACGCATCCTGAATCGTCGTTTCGTATACAACAAGCTGTTTCACGCTCTTGCCGCCTCGTCTTCAGTAGCACATCCATGATACGTACATCGCTACGCATACAAGTCGCGAACTTGGCACCCATATGTACCAAGTCGTTATTTCGCGGCCCTATCCATAAATTGCGTTGCTCGGTGTGCTGCACTGTTTGTAAACTAAGGCTTGTAACCAATACCTGTCCCGTTTTTTGTTCCACTCCAATTCCTATAGGCCCAATACCGTAGCAAATAAGCGACAATAAGAGAACTAATGTCTGTACTGTGTTGATCCAATATGTAAAAAATGGCCGATGATCGGCACGGTCGTCTAAATCATTAACAGTAAACAATTTAACTTTGCGCTGAATCGAGCGACGCGAATTCTCGAGTACGCCGTCTAGAAGTTGTGCTGATATGCGATTAGCGCGTGTTCCTTTTGTTGAATGTACGTTTGGCAATAAGGGTGCGGCATTATGACTACCGATCGTTGGCTTCTTGGACTGGTGGGAGGCGCTAGTGCTGCACACATTACTTGATTGTTGAccactgttgctgttgctggttGCGGCTTGCTGCAGCAACATGGGCGCAGTTATTTGTTCACCGTTTTTGGAAGTGATGGTGTTGGAAGTGGCATGTTTCCCACTGCTACCCATTACCGCCGAAGTACGCCATCCGTGCATACGTTCACCCAAGTATATTTGTCGATGATGTTCAAGTATCTTCAAACCATTGTTGTTGGTGATCATGGCACTGCCATCACCAGGTCTCACAGTGTTCGATTGCTGCAACGAGTCACTAGTTGCGCCATTACTGCTATTCGAACCAATTACATTGCCATTGTTTAGAGTTTGCTCAGTACCTGAAGAGTCGAAAAATAGTTCGTCTTCGTGTAGCGCTGATAAGCCTTCAAAAATATCACCCGAGCTATCGATACTATTGATTTGATTTATATGAGCTTGCGCAAAGCTTCGTGACCATTGTCGGTAGTTGCGTTGATGTCGTTTATTCAGAGTGTGTACGATGTAAGTTAGGCTAGAAATAATCATTGTACCGACAGAGGCTTTCCGCTCAACATGATCTCCTAACTGGAAGTCGGCATATAAAAAATGACGTCGTCGCGATGAATATTCGATTGCCAGGTCGTCACCTTCCGTATCATGAGCGGGTAATATATCAGGCCTTTCCGAAGGGTGGTAATGATGTTGATGGTATTGTTGATTAGTTCCACCACCGGCTCCATTATAGCAATTTACGCGATTATTGATCTCACTGGTATTTCTGTTGTTCATTTCAGCATGTAACTCATTTTCACTTTTCAACGCACCAAATCTTCGGAGGGCTAAACGTCTTTGACGGCCTTGCCAAACAGCAAACTCTTCAGCTTCCGTACTGGCGTCTACACCAAAGAAACGGGCTATTTCATTGCGTATGTATTGACTCAAACGTTTCTTCCGAGAAAAGCGTTgaatttgctgctgttgttgtggtaCAGGCAGCTGTTGTATTGGTGAGGGCTGTTGTGGTTGATGATGCATCTGCATAGGCGAATGTTGCAGTAGTTGCCGATTGCCATTCAAAGACGGTTGATGCTGTTGCTGCTTGCACAGTTGCCCGTTCCCAGCAATACCAACGTGCTCTGTGTAAGTGCCCTCTGTTATTACATTCATTGGATGATGGAGGGCTTTTGGAGTCACATACATTTGATCTCCTTGCTGTTGTAGCAATTCCTCAACTCCGTTGTTGCCACTGCCATCATTCCCTTTACTTCGAAAAGGTATTCGAGAATTGGGTGCTCCATTTGCTGATGGCGATTGTGGGGAAATATGCGACTCGCTGGTGGATGGTGATAGTGAAAGTGAAGTTTGTTCCAGCTTACTCTGTAGAAAGACGCCATTGCAACTGACTCCTGCATTATTGCCCTCCAGTACTTGCTGTATGGGTATTGGGCTGATCGGGCCTGTTGTCTGAGTGGTCTGATGAACGCCGGTTGTACGTCGTACTGTGTTGCAATGCAAACAAGTGGTGGCTGCACCGAGTCCAGAATTTATGTTGCTACTACTGTTGTTACCAACACCACTTCCGCCAGAGTTAGCATCCATTTGAGTGACGGGCGTCGTATAAATGCGGCCGTTACTGTCATTTATCACATTTGAGTTATTAGCACGAGCGACACCGTTTGTACTTAAGCGGCTGTTGCCGACTACATACATACCGTTGGCGCCAATAGACAGTGGTGAAGCAGTCGACGGTCTGACGCATAAAGGATTTGAGCCGCCTGCCACAGCTGTTGACGCTGAAGAAGCCGTCGACGCAGAGGTTATACAACTGGATGTGTTATGCAACTTAGATAGCGATGTCAAGTGTTCATTTGTTGGCATTTGTTGATCCTGTAAGATGATAATGGAAGCATCTTTTGCCGCTGCTGTAGCGCATTTTGAATTACCTATCCCGTTAGCACTGATATTACTGTTGTTAACAACATTGAAGCAATTGTTGTTAATGGAATTATGACCACCCTGAGCATTATGGCTAGTGTGAGTACTATTGCCATAGGATGGTCGAGTACGCGGAGATGTGACATAGTAGTCGGTTACTGTGAGTGGCCGATGCTCAAGACTACGCGTCATATGCGAGGTATTTGTATTAGCTGCCTGCATCACTGTTGAATGTGCCAAGTCATTGGCGCAGCATTTCATGCGTAAGCGGAAGGGCAGTGTGTTGACATGTTGCGTTGTACCATTTCCACTGATACCACCGTTGATCACACTGCTATTATTTGTGCATTTGTTTACATATGTTTGCGGCGTCGATGTAGGCGGCTGTATCGATATGTCAGTGTATAGTTCGTTTGGCGGTGGTGGGGTCGGCACATAGCGCTTTACAGGCGTATGCACTGTTGACGAaaggtatgtgtatgtgtcgCTTGTCACCAGTGGTGTgctttgtgttaaaaattgtGAGGAAGAGGCATATCGTGCTGCACTGGCAGGCTGTGTTGAGACTTCGCCCGAGGCCGCAGCGAAGACGCCTTGGCTGCCAATGGTGGATGGGCTATTTAAAATTAGTGATTTAGGCGAGGGCACCTCACCATATCGGTCTGATAAGCGAAATCGAGTATTCGGTGAAATGGAACACTGTTGCATGCTGCCTACGTATTTTGTGGCGCAATTACCAGAAACAGCCAGCGGAGATGTTGATGTGGATGAAGAAAGCGATTGTGCCGTATGATGTGTATGTAGATGTTGATGTATTTGCTGTGCGTTAGCTTGATGTACTTGACCTCCAACATTGCCGCCACCATCATAATTAGCGTATGTCGTATGCATGTCCAAACAGTTACCATTACTGGAAGTGCCACATATTTGAGAACCTTGCAATGATGTTAAGCCTATTATGTATCTATCACTGTTCGGCGCTGGCGATGGTGGCGGCAGACAACAATTCGTTGAATCGTCATAGCCATTAATTGATTGAATTGAGAGTTTACCATGATGCTGCAAGAACATCTCATTCGGATGTGGACTATAACGGCCTCCAGATGCCCCCGTATCGCCGCAATTATTGCTGCCCATAATATTAACATCATTGATAAGCTGCAAATGCGGTTGATAGCCCAATAAAGAACGACAGCGTACACCACACACATTGGTGTTGCTCATGTTACGTCGGTTATTGCTAACTCCCGAGCTAATACCACAAGTTTGAGAACCGGCCGTTGCTGTGTGGTGAGTGCGGTGATGAATATGATGATCATTGTCAATACAATTCGTTGCGTTCGTTGAGATCATGCTTTGGTAGCGTGGTTCGGCAGTGTTTGTAACTTCATCAACGCATGTGGGGGGATAATTGTACGCTGTAGCGAAGctttaacataaattaaaaaacacaatttacattaattgccataaaaaaaattaatgaaaataataaaaaatgaaaataaataaaaatatattttgtatgcatcATGCTTATTTAATTAAACGACACATCTAGAGTGACAGCCAATTAAAAGGCGagttttgggaattaaaaaaaaactaatggtttaaaattttaagagtacatttactcatattttaagaatacacagtaacatttataaagagaaaaattaaatatttttcaagttacACGCAATCTC
This genomic interval from Bactrocera oleae isolate idBacOlea1 chromosome X, idBacOlea1, whole genome shotgun sequence contains the following:
- the rho-5 gene encoding inactive rhomboid protein 1 isoform X1; translation: MISTNATNCIDNDHHIHHRTHHTATAGSQTCGISSGVSNNRRNMSNTNVCGVRCRSLLGYQPHLQLINDVNIMGSNNCGDTGASGGRYSPHPNEMFLQHHGKLSIQSINGYDDSTNCCLPPPSPAPNSDRYIIGLTSLQGSQICGTSSNGNCLDMHTTYANYDGGGNVGGQVHQANAQQIHQHLHTHHTAQSLSSSTSTSPLAVSGNCATKYVGSMQQCSISPNTRFRLSDRYGEVPSPKSLILNSPSTIGSQGVFAAASGEVSTQPASAARYASSSQFLTQSTPLVTSDTYTYLSSTVHTPVKRYVPTPPPPNELYTDISIQPPTSTPQTYVNKCTNNSSVINGGISGNGTTQHVNTLPFRLRMKCCANDLAHSTVMQAANTNTSHMTRSLEHRPLTVTDYYVTSPRTRPSYGNSTHTSHNAQGGHNSINNNCFNVVNNSNISANGIGNSKCATAAAKDASIIILQDQQMPTNEHLTSLSKLHNTSSCITSASTASSASTAVAGGSNPLCVRPSTASPLSIGANGMYVVGNSRLSTNGVARANNSNVINDSNGRIYTTPVTQMDANSGGSGVGNNSSSNINSGLGAATTCLHCNTVRRTTGVHQTTQTTGPISPIPIQQVLEGNNAGVSCNGVFLQSKLEQTSLSLSPSTSESHISPQSPSANGAPNSRIPFRSKGNDGSGNNGVEELLQQQGDQMYVTPKALHHPMNVITEGTYTEHVGIAGNGQLCKQQQHQPSLNGNRQLLQHSPMQMHHQPQQPSPIQQLPVPQQQQQIQRFSRKKRLSQYIRNEIARFFGVDASTEAEEFAVWQGRQRRLALRRFGALKSENELHAEMNNRNTSEINNRVNCYNGAGGGTNQQYHQHHYHPSERPDILPAHDTEGDDLAIEYSSRRRHFLYADFQLGDHVERKASVGTMIISSLTYIVHTLNKRHQRNYRQWSRSFAQAHINQINSIDSSGDIFEGLSALHEDELFFDSSGTEQTLNNGNVIGSNSSNGATSDSLQQSNTVRPGDGSAMITNNNGLKILEHHRQIYLGERMHGWRTSAVMGSSGKHATSNTITSKNGEQITAPMLLQQAATSNSNSGQQSSNVCSTSASHQSKKPTIGSHNAAPLLPNVHSTKGTRANRISAQLLDGVLENSRRSIQRKVKLFTVNDLDDRADHRPFFTYWINTVQTLVLLLSLICYGIGPIGIGVEQKTGQVLVTSLSLQTVQHTEQRNLWIGPRNNDLVHMGAKFATCMRSDVRIMDVLLKTRRQERETACCIRNDDSGCVQSSQADCSVRGLFPTKSISTWKKWSPGESGPGGRISGSVCGLDPKYCDAPASIAPYEWPDDITKWPICRKTNSFSQRFRYKDHTAEHMVCEVIGHPCCTGVYGECRITTREYCDFVNGYFHEEASLCSQISCLNNVCGMLPFISGEVPDQFYRLFTSLCLHAGILHLAITIAFQHVFLADLERLIGPIRTAIVYIGSGLAGNLTSAVLVPYKPEVGPLASLSGVIASLIVLLILIHWKQLRKPHVALFKLMCITALIFGVGTLPWQLNFAGLLAGIFCGIFLTIALVPFVSVSKYGRKAKINLIWSCVIFHLFIYSVLLGIFYVFPTELTSLNVGEVLKTNFNSNSGGGSNVADSVSVGVGGIGRSGDMPAGISNGRGYNGKNKWYQSMQQQQYYYHHRSSDIITSGVHLRKEPLQVQQNEMSPVASFYHYGYHLNRSNNQMSNKFKYNPYNNGNSKNTSFTNYYFANNIKSYLNSSNKSHHITDDSEMLSYNARPVSKTIEVEEGLRNDSNSNTNIIAYNINKNQRTGKENIDDGSNNIDIDVVVGDMTVGKLQSLQTINAVQNQTPNYSSARHSFGKQTNNLRYVGASDNTNCSSSSSPIFENQQLQLQQLKLILHSGRKNPRSNNDLPKLAINVNSLHDSVDLDDIDVDSELMYIVEADTDNKDARRRPHINAGEKSQFTVYLNHTSGSTSTNDKNINKASTNPNVARVAKSNVRLGTKPFHNFIASQQQRLLLVSNFAPPVNRLYKKVAALADTVNMPVSATRDPAATATGPRSTTLSSAVKVKTKPELMSTASVAVPPQQNLQIATAATKHH
- the rho-5 gene encoding inactive rhomboid protein 1 isoform X2 → MISTNATNCIDNDHHIHHRTHHTATAGSQTCGISSGVSNNRRNMSNTNVCGVRCRSLLGYQPHLQLINDVNIMGSNNCGDTGASGGRYSPHPNEMFLQHHGKLSIQSINGYDDSTNCCLPPPSPAPNSDRYIIGLTSLQGSQICGTSSNGNCLDMHTTYANYDGGGNVGGQVHQANAQQIHQHLHTHHTAQSLSSSTSTSPLAVSGNCATKYVGSMQQCSISPNTRFRLSDRYGEVPSPKSLILNSPSTIGSQGVFAAASGEVSTQPASAARYASSSQFLTQSTPLVTSDTYTYLSSTVHTPVKRYVPTPPPPNELYTDISIQPPTSTPQTYVNKCTNNSSVINGGISGNGTTQHVNTLPFRLRMKCCANDLAHSTVMQAANTNTSHMTRSLEHRPLTVTDYYVTSPRTRPSYGNSTHTSHNAQGGHNSINNNCFNVVNNSNISANGIGNSKCATAAAKDASIIILQDQQMPTNEHLTSLSKLHNTSSCITSASTASSASTAVAGGSNPLCVRPSTASPLSIGANGMYVVGNSRLSTNGVARANNSNVINDSNGRIYTTPVTQMDANSGGSGVGNNSSSNINSGLGAATTCLHCNTVRRTTGVHQTTQTTGPISPIPIQQVLEGNNAGVSCNGVFLQSKLEQTSLSLSPSTSESHISPQSPSANGAPNSRIPFRSKGNDGSGNNGVEELLQQQGDQMYVTPKALHHPMNVITEGTYTEHVGIAGNGQLCKQQQHQPSLNGNRQLLQHSPMQMHHQPQQPSPIQQLPVPQQQQQIQRFSRKKRLSQYIRNEIARFFGVDASTEAEEFAVWQGRQRRLALRRFGALKSENELHAEMNNRNTSEINNRVNCYNGAGGGTNQQYHQHHYHPSERPDILPAHDTEGDDLAIEYSSRRRHFLYADFQLGDHVERKASVGTMIISSLTYIVHTLNKRHQRNYRQWSRSFAQAHINQINSIDSSGDIFEGLSALHEDELFFDSSGTEQTLNNGNVIGSNSSNGATSDSLQQSNTVRPGDGSAMITNNNGLKILEHHRQIYLGERMHGWRTSAVMGSSGKHATSNTITSKNGEQITAPMLLQQAATSNSNSGQQSSNVCSTSASHQSKKPTIGSHNAAPLLPNVHSTKGTRANRISAQLLDGVLENSRRSIQRKVKLFTVNDLDDRADHRPFFTYWINTVQTLVLLLSLICYGIGPIGIGVEQKTGQVLVTSLSLQTVQHTEQRNLWIGPRNNDLVHMGAKFATCMRSDVRIMDVLLKTRRQERETACCIRNDDSGCVQSSQADCSVRGLFPTKSISTWKKWSPGESGPGGRISGSVCGLDPKYCDAPASIAPYEWPDDITKWPICRKTNSFSQRFRYKDHTAEHMVCEVIGHPCCTGVYGECRITTREYCDFVNGYFHEEASLCSQISCLNNVCGMLPFISGEVPDQFYRLFTSLCLHAGILHLAITIAFQHVFLADLERLIGPIRTAIVYIGSGLAGNLTSAVLVPYKPEVGPLASLSGVIASLIVLLILIHWKQLRKPHVALFKLMCITALIFGVGTLPWQLNFAGLLAGIFCGIFLTIALVPFVSVSKYGRKAKINLIWSCVIFHLFIYSVLLGIFYVFPTELTSLNVGEVLKTNFNSNSGGGSNVADSVSVGVGGIGRSGDMPAGISNGRGYNGKNKWYQSMQQQQYYYHHRSSDIITSGVHLRKEPLQVQQNEMSPVASFYHYGYHLNRSNNQMSNKFKYNPYNNAVTSRTI